The segment TGTCCTCATTTTCCATGCGTGTgtaacagagagaaaaacccCCCACATTCTGATATTAATTTACCCAATGGCACTAATTAACAGCACCATTGGAGGTAACTAATGAGTGTTCTCATTCCCACAGAcccccagctgcctcctccaCCAGCATGGAGAACTTCCTGGTGCCTCGGAGcgagctggtgctgcagcagggccgggcccagctgctgctggggaaggcgGGCGGTCACGCCCGCAGGAAGAGGGAGTTCATGCCGGACCACAAGAAGGACACCATGTACTGGGAGAAGAGGCGCAAGAACAACGAGGCCGCCAAGCGCTCGCGGGAGAAGCGGCGCCTCAACGACGTGGCCATGGAGAGCCAGCTGGCAGCGCTGAGCCGCGAGAACGCCGTGCTCAGGACCGAGCTGCTCTCCCTCAAGCTGCGCTTTGGGCTCCTcagccccgagcccagcccCTACCAGGGTCACCCCCTCGGGCTCTACCTCAGGGGGCACCGAGCAGCCTCACCCCTGCTGGCCATGGAGCCCTTTGTTGGTgactcctgctgccctgcacagaagAGTTTTGTGCCCAAGGTGCTGGAACTGGCTGAGTTTCCTTGCAAAACCTTCAACCCCTCCACAAACATCCTCAGCTGCAACTCCAAACCCATTCCCATGGACACACCTGGCCTCCAGCAACCCAAAAGGTTTGAGGAATCTTTCAGCCCTAAACGGTTTGAGGAATCTTTCAGCCCCAAAAGGTTTGATGCATCCTTCAGCCCCAAAAGGTTCGATGCATCCTTCAGCCCCACGGTTTGCTCCCCATTCCTCAGCTACCCCTGCCCAGACAAAcaccccttcccctgcccttggctgggcagtgcctgcttCTTGTGCCCATCCCCTGGCAGCACCGAGGCCAGGAAGGAGAGCAGCACCGCAGTGTCggatgaagatgatgagcaACAAGTACCCAAAACTTCTCCTcctgtgccctcctgcagcctgccctgcccctcagaagagcagctgaaggGCCGGAGCTTTGCTGCCCTCCCACACAAGCTCCGAATTAAGAGCAAAGCCCTGGGCAGTCTGGAGGAGACTGGGCTGGACTCACACTGAGgcagcacaggaacagctgctgtggggcCAGAGCGGGACATTCCAAGGACATGAAGGGTTTGGAAGGACGAGGTGAGAAGGAAATGTCTTTTTGTCCAAAGATGGACGtaattttccctgctctgtgtagATGCTGAGGGAGTTTCTGGGGCTGCATCACTACAGCACAACTGCAGCTGGCCAGGACCCTGCGGTCACCCCCCAGCTTCGCTGGTGGCTCTGCTACCACAGCAAGCTCAAACTGAAGGTGTGAAGGGGCAGGAAGAGGCCAAGACAGCGGGGATGGTTCCCACACAATGTGACACCATTACAGTTGGTGAGGGTATCAACCACTGTAGTGACCTTCGTTTTGTCACCACCATCATCTTCACCAATGTGCCTGAAGTCACAATTCCCTGACACAGGAAACTGTTGGTGGAACCAGTTTCAGGCCCTTCAGCTgtctggagaaaataaaaaggggttGTGACTCTGGGAGTGTTGATTTACACTGGCATGAAATGAAAGCAGGACCTCCTGCACTTTATTCCAGTTTACCATAATTTATCTCCAGAAAGAATTAACTCTTTCTCTGTGACCAGACATGCTGTGATCCAGAAGacaatttcatttatctttGCAACTCTTATTAGAGAAgactaaatattattttattgttattataattattgaaatgcaaaaaatatattagttttgcttcttccttttaaaacacCATTTTCAAACCCAATCTTTGGGTATTTGGGAACTCTTTATCAAACAGACACAAGCTGCACAGGGTGTTTGTATTCCTGCATCTGGTGGGACCAGTCCCTGTCCATCCTGCCTGCCTTTGCTTTGGGAAAGCCTCAGGGAGAGCAgcctcctgcagggctctggagcctgcctggagctgttccTCAGTTTTCAAGCCAAAGAGAATTCTCAGGGATGCACTCCAGGTACAGCTGTAACTTCCTCTTCTCAGATCTTTGCTGCTTTGTCTCCTTTCCCAAGAAAAGGCCGGTCCTGCACTTCTGATGTTTCTGTGTCTGTCAGccccaaatattttttgacATGTTGGAAAAGACCAGCTTGATCTGATGATTCCGTTGGCCTCAATCCGATGGAAGATGATCTCAAAGTGAAAAAGCAGCTTCAAGCTCTTCTCTTCTGCCCCAAGCACACATTCTCAGTCCATGTCCCAGAAGAGCTGCAGgacctgcccagccctgctgggaaccCGAGCTGACAGTGGAGCTCAGTGTCCTGGCTCAGAGCCCTGGAGTCTCCACCTCATCAGTTCCAGCTCAAGGGAGTCTCCTGTTCCTTTGtgtttctgtccctctgtcccctcaggtgAGActccacctgcagggctgccccagccctggggcccagcacagggaggacctggagctgctAGAAACAGTCCAGAGGAGACaccaggatgatcagagggatggagcagctctgctggaagagctgggattgttcacctggagaagaagaAACTCTGGGATGACCTcactgtggccttccagtgcctgaaggagctAAGGAAACATGGAAAGAGACAATTCACAAGGACAAAAGGGAAtgaatggcttccactgctaggggcagggttagatgggatactgggcaggaattcctccctgggagggtggggagggtgcccagagcagctgtggctgcccctggatccctgaaagtgtccaaggccagactggacattggggcttggagcagcctgggacagtggaaggtgtccctgccatggcaggggtggcattggatgggatttaaggtcccttccaacctgaaccaTCTCATGATCCATGAAAACTTCAGGCTCTGGAGAATTAGGACAAATGTCAAGAGTGTTTTTCTAGGAATAATTTCATAACCAATAAAGGAATGCAGCAATAAGAGGACCATGCAAAAGGACAGCCCACACTGCTGACTGGGTTGAGTGGAAGCTGTATAAGGGATCTGAACTGGGGAGGGACCAACATGTGCCTAATAAaactctgcaggagctgcaaaAGGTGTCTTGGTTTGACTGTTGGGACTGGATCTGCATCTTTCCCCCTCAAGAACAGGTAGCATCCTAAATCCATCCTGTGAGAACAAGTGGGAACAAGCAGGGGGCTGTGGGCACCCACGTTCCCCATTCTTCTGTCCATAAAggtgttttccttctgtctgtGCCTCTGTTCCCACTGCAGgacccagctcccagcacagaccctCCAGCACTGGTGTgtggggctctgtccctgctcaccaCTGTTTATAGGGTCACCCCACAAGGATCAGCCCCAACTGGCCCCAACCTTGTTCTGGGTAAGGATCAGTGCAGAGAAATATGCAGAGCTTCCTGGCACCGCTGCCAGGGCACAAGGAGGGCTGTCCTGTGCCCCTGGCATGAGGGGAAACCAGAGCTGCAGCCGCTGCTCAGGTGTGAAACTCGAGGCAGTGATGCTCTGCAGATGAAAGGAAACCACACGTGGTTCCAtttcctgtcccattcctgctgtcccctcttcCCCTCGCAAGCGGCAGGGACAGCCCACGGCGAGGAGGGGGCACAGAAACgattttactgtaaaaaaaaccctccctcCTATTCCTGCCGTTCCCAGTTCCTGTGGGAtcaacttttttccccctgggttgggctgggctggctctgtgtgctTGCCAGGAACTCGGGGTGCAGCGAGGGGGCGGGAGGGAGCTCAGTTTAATCTGTAGGATGGATTTGAGGTTCACGGGTTGCCTCCAGGACCTGCTGTCCCTCCTAACCCTGCTGCACCCCCTAAGCCTGCTGTACCCCCCAATCCTGCTGTCCATCCTAAACCTGCTGTCCATCTCAACCCTCCTGTACCCCCCaatcctgctctccctcctaACCCTGCTGCACCCCCTAACCCTACTGTCTATCCTAACCCTGCTGCACCCCCTAACCCTACTGTCCATCCtaaccctgctgtccctcccacccctcctgccTGTGGCTCATTAATTCAATTCCAAGAGACTGAGAGCGCTGAAGAAATGAGTaacatttcctgttttctgtgtcCCTGCTTTCTCACAAACCAGGGGCCAAAGCCGCTTTGGAGttggggctgctggcactgggagctgttggGTGCCGATGGAGGGAGTGGGAgggtgggagagcaggaggaaaagcagcaggagatggggacagggtgtgcagagagccagccctgctcccacacctgcCTCACCTcacacctgctccagcacctgccCGCCtctttcccctgctccaggcttttctttcctcccctgcAGGGTCACTCACCTGGTGGAGATGGAGGTGGAGAGGTGGAGATGGTTCTTCCCCTCCTTCCACACCGTCATTCCTCCGTTACTGCTTTGTCCTACAAAATTTCCTGCATGGGGAAtatccattcatcatccatcatccatccatcatccatcatccatcatccatccatccattatccatccatcatccatcatccatcatccatccatcacccatcatccatcatccatcatccatccatcatccatcatccattatccatcatccatccatcatccatccatccatccatccatcatccatcatccattcatccatccatccatccatcatccatccatccatccatccatccatcattcatcatccatccatccatccatccatccatccatccatccatccatcatccatccatccatcatccatccatccatccatccatccatccatccatccatcatccatccatccatccatccatccatcatccatccatccatccatccatccatcatccatcatccatcatccatccatccatcatccatccatccatccatccatccatccatcatccatccatccatccatccatccatccatcatccatcatccatccatcatccatccatcatccatccatccatccatcatccatcatccatccatccatccatccatccttaTCCATTATCCCAAGTTTCTCAGATAGGAACCGTTGTTCTACCAATtgtgaggctgggctggaagtGAGCTGAGCTGTTCCTGCCTCTGCTTAGGCTTAGTTAATTCTTATAAAAGTCTTCGTTCCAAAGTGATTTCAGGCAGTTTTCAAGCTGATTCATTACTGGGCTGCacattatgaaataaaaaatcctctGCGTGTCCTAAGAGGAGTAGAAAGGGAGATATTTCCTGCTTGTACCTCTTTGGAAAAGTATTCCAGTATCTTTTATCTGTCTGCAGGACGGGGAGGTTTTGCCTTTGAGCTGGCAGGAGGTACCTGAGAGGGACACGCTGCAGGCACCTAAATAAACATCAAGGGAGCCCTGGAGGATGTGAGCAGGGGAAAGTTGCTCAGTGCTTTCCACCTCAGAATGAGCTGGCACCCAGGGAAAGTGGGCAGAGGCTTTGCAAAAGCTGCAGGATGGATCTTAGTTGAGCAGCTCGTGACTAAACCCTGCAGCAAGGGACTACAGGGGTCAAAAAACGAGGAGAGGGTTTCAGGAAGGATGAATCTGCCAGGAGGAACTGGAGACTGAGCTGGGGGAGACTCTGgctcaggggagctgggggtgggtgatgctgctgctgctctccttggAGTTTGCTGAGCACCTCCCAGCTTTGGGGACAAGCCTGGATGGAGCCAAAGCCTTATCCTAATGCTTCTCCATGCCCGTGCCTCAGGAAGGGGaatttctctttctccaggcacaCTGAACtccaaaaaactccaacaaatCCCACCCATTTCAGGCACTGTGTGTCACAcgctgcagagctgggcagagagaTGAGTACAGAGCCCTCCCTTCAGAGCATGAGTTAATGCTGACCTTTAGCTTAGGCTCAGGCCCCAAACTGAATCATTGCTGAGGCACAAAACGTCAGCAATGACTTCTGGAAAGAGGTGCTGACTTCACAGTGCCCTGCTCACACACTGGGGAGTCCCTGGGAGGGCAATGCTGATTCCACAGgcagttttaaatttaatttggtTATATTTCTAGCATTATAAAATAATCAGAAGGGAAAATTCCAAACATACAGCACAAGCAGCATTAACCATCTGAAaatgagctgctccctgcattGCATCCTGGCCCTCTCACCCAGGAGAGCAGACACTGCATGGGCAGCTCAGACTCAGATCCAACTGAatttcccctctcccatcccatAGAATTCTTTCCATTTAACGTTTCATCACTCTTAGAAGGATTTCTAGAGCAGTGGGTTGGTCtttttgtggaaaagaaaagaatgatcATGTCCTGGCTCGGTGTTTGCACCATCAGATGCCAGGGGAGCTCGGCAGGGTCAGGCCTgacctgcagctcagggggagctGTTGGGgatccctgcaggacagagagTTGGGattcttcccaaatcccagcctggggggTTTGCAGTGGGAAGGGGCTGGTTGGGCAGGAGTGGGGAGAAGATGCAGCAACATTTTCAACTTCACGGTGATGCTCTGACCCTGGGGTGAGTCACAGCCTCTGGGCCGGGGTTTaggctgggctttgctgtgTCCTTCACAGAAATCATGTGAGGTCTGGCTGAGTGCTGACCACAGGCAGCTTTTCTGCCCCTTATCTCCTGCTTTATCAGCTGtacctgagctgctccctgcctgctgggccTGCTCTGTTGCACCTGTCCCTTTCCTGCTGAGCCTCATCGTTATCTTTAGATCTGGGTGCCTCCTTCACACCCTCCCCACCTTTGCACATTTTGTGtaaactggtcccagttcccTGGCTGGCTCAGTCACCCCAGGGCTGTTCAGGCACTGTTTGAGCAAACTTGGGAAAGGGTTTGGGAAAGCtgggttttggaggggattttgagGTATTTGGAGGGGGTTTTAAGGGGAGTGGAGGTTTTTTATGAAACACCTGGGATTTTCATGCCCACCCACATCCCTGTTTTTGGAAGGGAACAGAACCTGAGGATCAGCACCTCAGGAGCTCCTGGGTGCAGAGGGAGGTGCACAGGACAATGTTTTGGTGCCTGTTGGACTTCCAGGACTGGAGATGTGCATGACCATGGAATTCTTGGCCTGATTTATCCAATGGGGATTTCAGGATGGTAAGTCTCAAAATGTCTATGTGGTCCATCTGTCCTTCCACAGCAGGGTcaagctgggacagagctggggaaatgGTCTGGAGACACCCCCTGACCATCCCTGGGGTGACCTCAGccccctcctgtgtcccctgaggtgacctcagcctcctcctgtgtcccctggggtgACCTCAGCCCCCTCCTGTGTCTCCTCAACTGCAGCTCCATCCTTTGACTTGCAAAAGGACAAAGCAGATTTTGCAATTTGGTGCAAAAAGCTGGGACTTGCTGCCTAAATTCCTTATTCCCCTCAAAATGCATGTGCAGGAATTCACAGGATGGattatttgggatattttgggttcaGGACGCTCAGATTTGTCGAGCTGCCTTCCAGCTCCAGTCTTTCTCTTATCACATCTTAcaaattcctgtccctgttgcagaaaacaaagaaaagcagagagatttTTCCAGGAACCTGTTGAAATGCAGAGGTGTGCCCACACTGAGTCGTTCATCCCACGCCAGGGTTGTGGTCTCAGTTTTCCTGAAGACCACAAGCTCTCATTTCTTACAGCCTTACTCAGACCTGGTGAGTGCTAAAACAtcagagggagcaggggaggtTTGGCAACTCCCTGACCACAAAAC is part of the Catharus ustulatus isolate bCatUst1 chromosome 29, bCatUst1.pri.v2, whole genome shotgun sequence genome and harbors:
- the NFILZ gene encoding NFIL3 like protein; the encoded protein is MENFLVPRSELVLQQGRAQLLLGKAGGHARRKREFMPDHKKDTMYWEKRRKNNEAAKRSREKRRLNDVAMESQLAALSRENAVLRTELLSLKLRFGLLSPEPSPYQGHPLGLYLRGHRAASPLLAMEPFVGDSCCPAQKSFVPKVLELAEFPCKTFNPSTNILSCNSKPIPMDTPGLQQPKRFEESFSPKRFEESFSPKRFDASFSPKRFDASFSPTVCSPFLSYPCPDKHPFPCPWLGSACFLCPSPGSTEARKESSTAVSDEDDEQQVPKTSPPVPSCSLPCPSEEQLKGRSFAALPHKLRIKSKALGRIPPWEG